A single window of Dehalococcoidia bacterium DNA harbors:
- a CDS encoding dockerin type I domain-containing protein — protein MLHLRVVLLLLPVAAIVATAGLLLPRSEAAPPAYQSIVSAGPIEQINAGGDLSCQAGLSNVPEQAMFPQSIPLADCGTFLNVGSTLFAPDVFSHDGTGATQLVYTTFTPDSQSSAGGSGTAGDPYIITTVVHAGTTGLRITQVDSYVAGDDGYRTDVTVENSAATSQSFVLYRAGNCFVGGSNLGFGYADASTGAAGCATTANNSPVERFTAWEPITAADHYFAGAAATLWTSINQRLDLSDACACTSPADNAVGINWRRTLDAGASATFSHRTRFANVRALTMTKTADSTQSDAGGTNGYTIEVHNSNAFAVRLDSIEDTLPTGFTYVPGSSVGAYAFDPSVSKTSIGWFDRATIPAGDSVSQSFDVGVGITPGTFTNDATGTARGVEVQGVIGAAPVDVRGLETPTPIGTATVTPASTASATASATETWTPVPTSTLTATSTPTHTATATATRTSTHTATAAATRTLTPTQTATATATRTSTPTHTATATATRTAVPSRTATATATRTSTATRTATATPARDCPDVTGDGRVTVADLVAVARAMGKKKPNLRYDLNGDGRVNVRDLFVVLRAIGMNC, from the coding sequence ATGTTGCATCTGCGTGTCGTCCTGCTGTTGTTGCCCGTTGCGGCGATCGTCGCGACGGCTGGATTACTGCTCCCGCGCTCCGAGGCCGCGCCGCCAGCCTATCAGTCGATCGTGAGCGCGGGCCCCATCGAGCAGATCAACGCTGGCGGCGACCTCAGCTGCCAGGCCGGCCTCTCGAATGTGCCGGAGCAGGCGATGTTCCCGCAGTCGATCCCGCTCGCCGACTGCGGCACGTTTCTGAACGTTGGTTCGACGCTATTCGCGCCCGATGTCTTCAGCCACGACGGCACCGGCGCCACACAGCTGGTGTACACGACGTTCACACCGGATTCGCAATCTTCGGCAGGCGGCAGCGGCACGGCGGGCGACCCGTACATCATCACTACGGTCGTGCATGCCGGTACGACCGGCCTCAGGATCACGCAGGTCGATTCGTACGTCGCCGGCGATGACGGCTATCGGACGGACGTGACCGTCGAGAACAGCGCGGCGACGAGCCAGAGCTTCGTGCTCTACCGTGCCGGCAACTGCTTCGTCGGCGGATCCAACCTGGGATTCGGCTACGCCGATGCATCGACGGGAGCAGCCGGCTGCGCGACGACCGCGAACAACTCGCCGGTAGAGCGGTTCACCGCCTGGGAGCCGATCACGGCGGCGGACCACTACTTTGCGGGCGCCGCGGCCACATTGTGGACATCGATCAACCAACGACTGGACCTCAGCGACGCCTGTGCGTGCACGTCGCCAGCGGACAACGCCGTGGGCATCAACTGGCGCCGGACGCTGGACGCGGGCGCATCTGCGACGTTCTCACATCGGACGCGGTTCGCGAACGTGCGCGCGTTGACAATGACGAAGACCGCTGACAGCACGCAGTCCGACGCGGGCGGCACGAACGGCTACACGATCGAAGTGCACAACTCCAACGCGTTCGCGGTGCGGCTCGATTCGATCGAGGACACGCTCCCAACCGGGTTCACGTATGTGCCCGGCTCAAGCGTCGGTGCGTACGCGTTCGACCCGTCCGTATCGAAAACGTCGATCGGATGGTTCGATCGGGCGACAATCCCGGCCGGCGACAGCGTCTCGCAGAGTTTCGACGTGGGTGTCGGGATTACACCCGGAACGTTCACAAACGACGCGACGGGCACGGCGCGCGGCGTCGAGGTGCAGGGTGTGATCGGCGCGGCGCCTGTGGACGTGCGCGGGTTGGAAACGCCGACGCCAATCGGTACCGCCACGGTGACGCCCGCATCGACCGCTTCAGCGACCGCGTCGGCTACGGAGACGTGGACGCCGGTACCGACGTCCACGCTCACGGCGACGTCGACGCCGACTCACACCGCGACGGCGACTGCCACACGCACGTCGACTCACACGGCGACAGCGGCAGCCACGCGCACGTTGACGCCGACTCAGACGGCGACCGCAACAGCCACGCGCACGTCGACGCCGACTCACACGGCGACCGCAACAGCCACGCGCACAGCGGTGCCGAGTCGCACCGCGACGGCAACGGCGACACGCACGTCGACCGCCACGCGCACCGCGACGGCGACGCCGGCTCGAGACTGCCCCGACGTCACTGGCGACGGGCGCGTCACCGTCGCGGACCTGGTTGCCGTCGCGCGGGCCATGGGGAAGAAGAAGCCCAACCTGCGCTATGACCTCAACGGCGACGGACGGGTGAACGTCCGCGATCTTTTCGTCGTACTGCGCGCGATCGGGATGAACTGCTAG
- a CDS encoding MaoC family dehydratase N-terminal domain-containing protein, with the protein MTQEAKQSVITDEMRAAVGVEGPPATLDVEKTNCRMFARAVGHTDAVFYDDAAAKARGYRGIVAPPGFLGTPIFNPARAPGAPGEMGGRGYTIPYKRVLNGGTEYEYFPENDVICAGDTITARSKVTGFDEREGSLGPMLITTRETTYANQHGKVVAKMYGTVIQY; encoded by the coding sequence ATGACCCAGGAGGCCAAGCAATCCGTCATCACCGATGAAATGCGTGCGGCGGTCGGCGTCGAAGGCCCGCCTGCGACGCTCGACGTCGAGAAGACCAACTGCCGCATGTTCGCCCGAGCCGTCGGGCACACCGATGCCGTCTTCTACGACGATGCGGCCGCGAAGGCGCGCGGATATCGCGGCATCGTTGCGCCACCCGGGTTTCTGGGTACGCCGATCTTCAACCCTGCGCGGGCGCCCGGCGCCCCAGGCGAGATGGGTGGCCGCGGCTACACCATCCCGTACAAGCGCGTCCTCAACGGCGGCACGGAATACGAGTACTTCCCGGAGAACGACGTGATCTGCGCCGGCGACACCATCACCGCGCGTTCGAAGGTCACTGGCTTCGACGAGCGCGAAGGCAGCCTCGGCCCGATGCTCATCACGACGCGCGAGACGACGTACGCCAACCAGCACGGCAAAGTCGTCGCGAAGATGTACGGCACGGTGATCCAGTACTGA
- a CDS encoding MaoC/PaaZ C-terminal domain-containing protein, whose amino-acid sequence MPQVYFEEIKVGDEIPQLKKNCSTQQLVLWAAGSGDFYQIHYDKDFAQRTGLKGLIVHGALKNAFLGQLLHDWAGEHGHVRKFGCAYRGMDEPDQDILCRGVVTKTYQDGGKNYVELDVWTEKPDGAKTSPGTAVVTLPSKS is encoded by the coding sequence ATGCCGCAGGTTTACTTCGAAGAGATCAAGGTCGGCGACGAGATCCCGCAGCTCAAGAAGAACTGCTCCACGCAGCAACTCGTGCTGTGGGCGGCCGGCTCGGGCGACTTCTACCAGATCCACTATGACAAGGACTTCGCGCAGCGCACCGGACTGAAGGGACTGATCGTGCACGGTGCGCTCAAGAACGCCTTCTTGGGCCAATTGCTGCACGACTGGGCCGGCGAGCACGGCCACGTCCGGAAGTTCGGCTGTGCCTATCGCGGCATGGACGAGCCCGATCAGGACATCCTGTGCCGCGGCGTCGTCACGAAGACCTACCAGGACGGCGGCAAGAATTACGTCGAGCTGGACGTATGGACGGAAAAGCCCGACGGCGCAAAGACGTCTCCCGGCACCGCCGTCGTCACGTTGCCATCGAAAAGCTGA
- a CDS encoding MaoC family dehydratase N-terminal domain-containing protein, with protein MAEDFQITDEMRAQIGKESEPWEYEVTTTSVRMYARGIGSEDPVHYDVDFAKSQGFRSIVAPLGYIGTPVYVPGKNDPTFGFPRREGGPRLNIPFRGLLDGGTETEYFDVICAGDVLVETSHLADLKLRESGRPMLFVTNEAVYTNKATGKVVAKQRLTSIHM; from the coding sequence ATGGCCGAAGACTTCCAGATCACCGATGAGATGCGCGCCCAGATCGGCAAGGAAAGCGAGCCCTGGGAGTACGAAGTGACAACCACAAGCGTGCGCATGTACGCGCGCGGCATCGGCTCCGAAGACCCCGTCCACTACGACGTGGACTTCGCGAAGTCGCAGGGGTTCCGCAGCATCGTCGCGCCGCTCGGGTACATTGGCACGCCGGTCTACGTGCCCGGCAAGAACGACCCCACATTCGGCTTTCCGCGCCGCGAGGGCGGGCCGCGCCTGAACATCCCGTTTCGCGGCTTGCTCGACGGCGGCACCGAGACCGAGTACTTCGACGTCATCTGCGCGGGCGACGTGCTCGTGGAGACCTCGCACCTCGCGGACCTCAAGCTGCGCGAGAGCGGACGTCCCATGTTGTTCGTGACCAACGAGGCCGTCTACACGAACAAGGCGACAGGCAAGGTCGTCGCGAAGCAGCGCTTGACCTCGATTCACATGTAA
- a CDS encoding MaoC/PaaZ C-terminal domain-containing protein, producing MAEQNYFEDVKEGQELPPIKISPDKQQLVKFAAGSGDFNPLHFDENFPMLKPMGLSENIVHGRFKYAQVGRAVFAFAGYKGRVQKFGVSYRGMDMLNKEITVNGVVTAKRQEGGENLVDLDVWTEDAEGKKTTPGTATVVLPSKS from the coding sequence ATGGCGGAACAGAATTACTTCGAAGACGTGAAGGAAGGGCAGGAGCTGCCCCCGATCAAGATCTCGCCCGACAAGCAGCAACTCGTGAAGTTCGCGGCCGGCAGCGGCGACTTCAACCCCCTGCACTTCGACGAGAACTTCCCCATGCTCAAGCCCATGGGCTTGAGCGAGAATATCGTGCACGGCCGCTTCAAGTACGCGCAGGTCGGACGCGCCGTCTTCGCCTTCGCAGGCTACAAGGGCCGCGTGCAGAAGTTCGGCGTCAGCTACCGCGGCATGGACATGCTCAACAAGGAGATCACCGTCAACGGCGTCGTCACCGCCAAGCGCCAGGAAGGCGGCGAGAATCTCGTCGACCTCGACGTCTGGACGGAAGACGCCGAAGGCAAAAAGACGACGCCCGGCACCGCCACGGTCGTACTGCCGAGCAAGTCGTGA
- a CDS encoding SDR family oxidoreductase yields the protein MGALEGRVAVVTGSGRGIGRGIAMLFAREGAKVVVNDPGGNVDGTGHDNGPADQVVAEIKGECGTAVASYDSVADADGGEAIIKTAVDTFERIDILVNNAGILRDRMIFNMSEQEWDDVIDVHLKGHYNCTRPASILMRQQRFGRLINFSSGSGLIGNPGQANYGAAKSGVAGFTRVVAKDLGRYGVTCNAIAPAAATRMIGTVSDQSRELRQRAGIGGPGAQPQRRPNPSMRDPEMIAPMVAYLASDDAWNINGQIFHVAGGTVGIAYHPTPMRTLWKPAMWTLDELEDLVPRQLMAGIPNPASPPPDLDIPGRPTKQPEGAPAGGAA from the coding sequence ATGGGTGCGCTTGAAGGCAGAGTAGCCGTCGTCACCGGCTCCGGCCGCGGCATCGGCCGCGGCATCGCCATGCTCTTCGCGCGTGAAGGCGCGAAGGTCGTCGTGAACGATCCTGGCGGCAACGTCGATGGCACCGGCCACGACAACGGCCCCGCCGACCAGGTCGTCGCGGAGATCAAGGGCGAATGCGGCACCGCCGTCGCCAGCTACGACTCCGTCGCCGACGCCGATGGCGGCGAGGCGATCATCAAGACCGCCGTCGACACGTTCGAACGCATCGATATTCTGGTGAACAATGCCGGCATCCTGCGCGACCGTATGATCTTCAACATGAGTGAGCAGGAGTGGGACGATGTCATCGACGTCCACCTCAAAGGCCATTACAACTGCACGCGCCCCGCATCGATCCTCATGCGCCAGCAGCGTTTCGGGCGGCTGATCAACTTCTCGTCGGGCTCCGGCCTCATCGGCAACCCCGGCCAGGCGAACTACGGCGCCGCGAAGTCGGGCGTCGCCGGTTTCACGCGCGTCGTCGCGAAAGATCTCGGACGCTACGGCGTCACCTGCAACGCCATCGCGCCGGCCGCCGCCACGCGCATGATCGGCACGGTCAGCGACCAGTCGCGCGAATTGCGCCAGCGCGCCGGCATCGGCGGTCCCGGCGCACAGCCGCAGCGACGCCCGAACCCGTCGATGCGGGACCCCGAGATGATCGCGCCCATGGTCGCGTATCTCGCCTCCGACGACGCGTGGAACATCAACGGGCAGATCTTTCACGTCGCCGGCGGCACCGTCGGTATCGCCTATCACCCGACGCCCATGCGCACGCTCTGGAAGCCCGCGATGTGGACGCTCGACGAACTCGAAGACCTGGTGCCGCGGCAGTTGATGGCGGGCATCCCGAACCCGGCGTCGCCGCCACCCGATCTCGATATCCCGGGCCGTCCGACAAAGCAGCCCGAAGGCGCACCCGCAGGAGGTGCGGCATGA
- a CDS encoding SDR family NAD(P)-dependent oxidoreductase, producing MSGRLEGRTAIVTGAGRGIGRGVAMLLAEEGANVVVNDFGVNVDGTKPDSGPAAVVADEIRAKGGKAVPNFDTVATMDGGEAIIKTALDSFGRVDILINVAGILRDRMIFNMSEQEWDDVIAVHLKGHFATTKPASILMRQQRSGRIINFSSVSGLGGLPGQANYGAAKAGIAGFTRVVARDLGRYGVTCNAIAPGAATRMTATVPANTAQLRQRAGTAPVVQQPRQSSVPPMREPEYVAPMTVFLATDAAWNINGKIFYVAGGRISLAHEEAAYRQIQKDGMWTIDELREMVPSQLTNGVQNPAPPPPDLDLPGRPVAATA from the coding sequence ATGAGCGGCCGCCTTGAAGGACGCACGGCGATCGTCACCGGCGCCGGTCGCGGCATCGGCCGTGGCGTGGCGATGCTGCTCGCCGAAGAAGGCGCGAACGTCGTGGTCAACGACTTTGGCGTGAACGTCGACGGTACCAAGCCCGACAGCGGCCCCGCGGCGGTGGTGGCCGACGAGATTCGCGCGAAGGGCGGCAAGGCCGTCCCCAACTTCGACACCGTCGCGACGATGGACGGCGGCGAGGCGATCATCAAGACCGCGCTCGACAGCTTCGGCCGCGTCGACATCCTGATCAACGTCGCCGGCATCCTGCGCGACCGCATGATTTTCAACATGAGCGAGCAGGAGTGGGACGATGTCATCGCCGTCCACCTCAAGGGTCACTTCGCGACGACGAAGCCGGCGTCGATCCTGATGCGTCAGCAGCGCTCCGGCCGCATCATCAACTTCTCGTCCGTCTCCGGTCTCGGCGGTCTGCCCGGACAGGCGAACTACGGTGCCGCGAAGGCGGGCATCGCCGGCTTCACGCGCGTCGTCGCGCGCGATCTCGGACGCTACGGCGTCACCTGCAACGCGATCGCGCCCGGCGCCGCGACGCGCATGACGGCGACGGTCCCCGCGAACACGGCGCAACTGCGACAGCGCGCCGGCACCGCGCCCGTCGTCCAGCAGCCACGGCAGTCGTCTGTGCCGCCGATGCGCGAACCGGAGTACGTCGCGCCGATGACGGTCTTCCTCGCGACGGACGCCGCCTGGAACATCAACGGCAAGATCTTCTACGTCGCCGGCGGCCGCATCTCGCTCGCGCACGAAGAGGCGGCGTACCGCCAGATCCAGAAAGACGGCATGTGGACCATCGATGAGCTGCGCGAGATGGTGCCGTCGCAACTCACCAACGGCGTGCAGAACCCAGCTCCACCACCGCCCGATCTCGATCTGCCAGGACGACCGGTCGCCGCGACGGCCTAG
- a CDS encoding DUF5615 family PIN-like protein — MRFLVDSMFPSDIASDLNARGHDAVTPDDIGAHNLPDDVLIEIATAEQRVIVTENASDFAHVTTCPVLFVRKSWWPPKALAAGLAAALDRWAGMNADPGSWPHWLEEEFR, encoded by the coding sequence GTGAGGTTTCTTGTTGACTCTATGTTCCCATCCGACATTGCCAGCGACCTCAATGCGCGTGGTCATGACGCGGTGACGCCAGATGACATCGGCGCGCATAATCTGCCCGACGATGTTCTCATCGAAATTGCGACGGCGGAGCAGCGCGTCATCGTGACGGAGAACGCGAGCGACTTCGCTCACGTGACGACCTGCCCCGTCCTGTTCGTCCGTAAGTCGTGGTGGCCGCCGAAGGCGCTCGCCGCCGGCCTGGCGGCGGCCCTGGATCGCTGGGCGGGGATGAACGCGGATCCAGGTTCTTGGCCCCATTGGCTCGAAGAAGAGTTCCGCTGA
- a CDS encoding tyrosine recombinase, which translates to MKAPASASTPAQAAIDRLLERYFAVLQAEHNLSRFTVRNYASDLRQFFDWLADRSTDPLKLTRQAFRSYLASMIDAGNAQGSIARRVSTTRSFYKWLRLTGALTDDPLANVSGPKRARRLPKALTLEDITNVIAAADGERPADLRDRALLEVMYACGLRVSEISALSLGDVDLEQNALLVHGKGNKQRVAVMGEPARRALERYLRDGRPKIVRTPKAAKPGVKPDTHAVLLNRSGGRMSQRRIQILVRNYALKAGLDARVHPHLLRHTFATHMLDGGAELRVVQELMGHASPNTTQIYLHVTEERQRKVLEGSLDGIAEVEMARRAARKQRD; encoded by the coding sequence ATGAAGGCCCCTGCCTCTGCTTCTACGCCCGCCCAGGCTGCGATCGACCGCCTCCTCGAGCGCTACTTCGCCGTCCTGCAGGCCGAACACAACCTCTCGCGCTTCACCGTGCGCAACTACGCCAGCGACCTGCGCCAGTTCTTCGATTGGCTCGCCGATCGCAGCACCGACCCATTGAAGCTCACCCGGCAGGCCTTCCGCAGCTACCTCGCGTCGATGATCGACGCCGGCAACGCGCAGGGCAGCATCGCGCGACGGGTCAGCACGACACGATCGTTCTACAAGTGGCTGCGGCTCACCGGCGCGCTCACCGACGATCCGCTCGCGAACGTCAGCGGCCCGAAGCGGGCGCGCCGCCTGCCGAAAGCGCTCACGCTCGAAGACATCACGAACGTCATCGCCGCGGCGGATGGCGAACGTCCGGCTGACCTCCGCGACCGCGCGCTGCTCGAGGTGATGTACGCGTGCGGACTGCGCGTCAGCGAAATATCAGCGCTCAGCCTCGGCGACGTCGATCTCGAGCAGAACGCCCTGCTCGTCCATGGCAAGGGCAACAAGCAGCGCGTCGCCGTCATGGGCGAGCCCGCCCGCCGCGCGCTCGAACGCTACCTGCGAGACGGCCGCCCTAAAATCGTGCGCACCCCGAAGGCAGCGAAGCCCGGCGTAAAACCTGATACACACGCCGTCCTTCTGAATCGCAGCGGCGGCCGCATGTCGCAGCGGCGTATCCAGATCCTCGTCCGCAACTACGCGCTCAAGGCGGGCCTCGACGCGCGCGTGCATCCGCACCTGCTGCGTCATACCTTCGCCACGCACATGCTCGATGGCGGCGCCGAGCTGCGCGTCGTGCAGGAGCTCATGGGGCACGCCAGCCCCAACACGACGCAGATCTATCTGCACGTCACGGAGGAACGCCAGCGCAAAGTCCTCGAAGGCTCGCTCGACGGCATCGCCGAAGTCGAGATGGCGCGCCGCGCCGCCCGCAAGCAGCGCGACTGA
- a CDS encoding DUF3303 family protein codes for MPLYLTEHKHSAETCPTKNRDMMLMLGQHVTQETADKFGIKIHSDVVIPGEHHMMMVLEADSQKPIDEYMQPFSMVGSVDVKEVHTCEQVVATATC; via the coding sequence ATGCCCCTCTACCTCACCGAGCACAAGCACTCCGCAGAGACATGTCCCACGAAAAACCGCGACATGATGCTCATGCTCGGGCAACACGTCACGCAGGAGACCGCGGACAAGTTCGGCATCAAGATCCATTCCGACGTCGTGATCCCCGGCGAGCACCACATGATGATGGTGCTCGAAGCCGACTCGCAAAAGCCGATCGACGAGTACATGCAACCGTTCTCAATGGTCGGCTCCGTCGACGTCAAGGAAGTCCACACCTGTGAGCAGGTCGTAGCCACCGCGACGTGCTGA
- a CDS encoding FxLYD domain-containing protein: MKRILALGIFAAIGLAAMAQTCIVTNESLTTIDDNDVFAGELQNDSGVNILQHRYRIAFLNSNGAVVQSFTVDGCLRSLPDGGSDFFSATSSLPDESTTIGLARLANLAEDPNFTVGTVENGDIVLSDVTAERDGTTLTVEGTVTNEDDDELEEPVVCAVVWNEDGRVVTTGKDTTIDDLAENESAQFSIDIAVPDDDDQVNEVDVWADGLEDDVPVEPGSEEDIAVGDAGTPAPTNTATPTATATP, from the coding sequence TTGAAGCGTATTCTCGCATTAGGAATCTTTGCGGCGATCGGGTTGGCGGCTATGGCCCAGACCTGCATCGTCACGAACGAGTCGCTCACGACGATCGACGATAACGACGTATTCGCGGGTGAGCTGCAGAATGACTCCGGCGTCAACATCTTGCAGCACCGCTACCGGATCGCATTCCTGAACAGCAACGGTGCGGTGGTCCAGAGCTTCACGGTCGACGGGTGCCTGCGCTCGTTGCCTGATGGCGGTTCCGACTTCTTCTCGGCAACAAGCAGCCTGCCGGACGAATCGACGACGATCGGGCTCGCGCGGCTCGCGAACCTGGCGGAGGATCCAAACTTCACCGTCGGTACCGTCGAAAACGGTGACATCGTGCTGAGCGACGTGACGGCCGAACGGGACGGCACGACGTTGACGGTGGAAGGCACGGTCACGAACGAGGACGACGACGAACTGGAAGAGCCTGTCGTTTGCGCGGTGGTCTGGAACGAGGATGGGCGTGTCGTGACGACGGGCAAGGACACGACGATCGACGACCTGGCGGAGAACGAATCGGCGCAGTTCTCGATCGACATCGCCGTGCCGGACGACGATGACCAGGTGAACGAGGTCGACGTGTGGGCCGATGGCCTGGAGGACGACGTGCCCGTGGAACCGGGCTCGGAGGAAGACATCGCCGTCGGTGATGCAGGGACGCCTGCGCCGACGAACACGGCGACGCCTACCGCCACGGCTACACCGTAA
- a CDS encoding FxLYD domain-containing protein: MRRIVGVALLAAIALAATAATCVVTHESLTTIGEHDTFAGEMENDSGVDILNHRFRVAFLNSNGAVVETVSVEGCLRSLQDGGSDFFSAASRLPASMTAIGLARMANAAEDPSFSIGEVEDGAIVINEVTAVRVGTTLTIEGTITNNDDDTLEDPVVCATVWNDENRVITTKKVGNIDDLAKGEASTFTIAITVPDSSKLVHQVDVWADGLEDDDPVEPSSLGDVVVTVVAPTATATATVTGTPATSTPVNTATPTATATP, from the coding sequence GTGAGAAGAATTGTAGGGGTTGCGCTATTGGCGGCGATTGCGCTGGCGGCGACGGCCGCGACGTGCGTCGTGACGCACGAGTCACTGACTACGATCGGCGAGCACGATACGTTCGCCGGCGAGATGGAGAACGATTCGGGCGTCGACATCCTGAACCATCGGTTTCGCGTGGCGTTCCTCAACAGCAACGGCGCCGTCGTTGAGACAGTGTCCGTCGAGGGGTGTCTTCGCTCGCTGCAGGACGGCGGCTCGGACTTCTTCTCCGCGGCGAGCCGCCTCCCGGCGTCGATGACAGCGATCGGACTCGCGCGGATGGCGAATGCAGCGGAGGATCCGAGCTTCTCGATCGGCGAAGTCGAGGACGGCGCGATCGTTATCAACGAGGTGACGGCGGTGCGCGTCGGCACGACGCTCACGATCGAAGGCACCATCACGAACAACGACGACGACACGTTGGAGGATCCGGTCGTCTGTGCGACCGTGTGGAACGACGAGAATCGCGTCATCACGACAAAGAAGGTCGGTAACATCGACGATCTCGCCAAGGGCGAGGCTTCGACGTTCACCATCGCAATCACGGTGCCGGACAGTTCGAAGCTCGTACACCAGGTAGACGTGTGGGCGGACGGACTCGAGGACGATGATCCCGTGGAACCGTCGAGCCTCGGTGATGTGGTCGTTACGGTGGTGGCGCCCACCGCAACGGCGACTGCCACGGTCACGGGGACGCCAGCGACGAGTACGCCGGTGAACACGGCAACGCCGACAGCTACTGCGACGCCGTAG
- a CDS encoding ABC transporter permease, with protein MRRAYELLYLLTFRELKLRYQDTIFGFLWSLVRPLLQGAVLFVVLSKFIRIDVEDYALVLLAGLFPWTWFQTSLVIAVGSFASNGALIKKVYFPRFVLPLATVMNNGVQYALSIPVLLILLLFQGYTPNWTWIVGIPYLLAVQALLIMGIVLFIASLDVYFRDLEHLTDVVVGLIWFYLTPVIYPLSIVPDKYHGWMLLNPMASLIEGWRDLFLQNQLPGADLWPALVFATGMAALGTFSFKQMEGGFADAL; from the coding sequence GTGCGCAGAGCCTACGAACTGCTCTACCTCCTCACGTTTCGCGAACTCAAGCTCCGGTATCAGGACACCATCTTCGGTTTCCTCTGGTCCCTCGTGCGCCCGCTGCTGCAGGGCGCCGTGCTCTTCGTCGTGCTGAGCAAGTTCATCCGCATCGACGTCGAAGATTACGCTCTGGTGTTGCTCGCCGGCCTTTTTCCGTGGACGTGGTTCCAGACGTCGCTCGTCATCGCTGTGGGCTCCTTCGCCTCCAATGGCGCCCTGATCAAGAAGGTCTACTTCCCTCGCTTCGTGCTGCCCCTGGCAACCGTCATGAACAATGGTGTGCAGTACGCGCTTTCGATCCCGGTGTTGTTGATCCTGCTGCTGTTTCAGGGCTATACGCCGAATTGGACGTGGATCGTGGGCATCCCGTATCTGCTGGCGGTGCAGGCGCTGCTGATCATGGGTATCGTCCTGTTCATAGCCTCGCTCGACGTCTATTTCCGCGATCTGGAGCACCTCACAGACGTCGTGGTCGGGCTGATCTGGTTCTACCTGACGCCGGTCATCTACCCGCTCTCTATCGTGCCCGACAAGTATCATGGCTGGATGCTGCTCAATCCCATGGCATCGCTCATCGAAGGCTGGCGCGATCTGTTCCTCCAGAACCAGCTCCCCGGTGCGGATCTCTGGCCGGCGCTCGTCTTCGCCACCGGCATGGCCGCGCTCGGCACCTTCTCCTTCAAGCAAATGGAGGGAGGATTCGCCGATGCGCTCTGA
- a CDS encoding ABC transporter ATP-binding protein — protein sequence MRSDIGGNVAIALENVSKHYSLSLQKEATDFKTMLLHLPRFLSSARRPFVALDDVTLRVHRGESLGIIGPNGSGKSTTLRVMARITPPTSGNVVVNGRISALLELGSGFHPQISGRENAILNAVLLGLTLQEARDILPEIIEFSELGDFIDQPMRTYSSGMFFRLGFAVAVHVDPEILLIDEVLAVGDAEFQKKCMDHIHRLRANGVTLVLVTHDMLSLPMFCDRGILLEHGRITDEGTPQQVVHNYLERVEKLLALRTEEQQRLKMQQTAVAQ from the coding sequence ATGCGCTCTGACATCGGCGGCAACGTCGCGATCGCGCTCGAAAACGTCTCCAAGCACTACTCCCTCTCACTCCAAAAAGAAGCGACCGATTTCAAGACCATGCTGCTGCACCTGCCGCGCTTCCTTTCGAGCGCGAGGCGCCCATTCGTCGCGCTCGACGATGTAACCCTGCGCGTCCACCGCGGCGAGAGCCTGGGCATCATCGGCCCAAACGGCTCCGGGAAGAGCACCACGTTACGCGTCATGGCGCGCATTACGCCTCCGACATCCGGTAACGTCGTCGTCAACGGGCGTATTTCAGCACTTCTCGAGCTGGGTTCCGGGTTCCATCCGCAGATCAGCGGCCGCGAGAACGCCATCCTCAACGCCGTCCTGCTCGGACTCACACTGCAGGAAGCACGCGATATCCTCCCGGAGATCATCGAGTTCTCCGAGCTTGGCGACTTCATCGACCAACCAATGCGCACGTACTCGTCGGGAATGTTCTTTCGCCTCGGCTTCGCCGTCGCTGTACACGTCGACCCGGAGATCCTGCTGATCGATGAAGTGCTGGCCGTAGGCGACGCCGAGTTCCAGAAGAAGTGCATGGACCACATCCACCGGCTGCGCGCGAACGGCGTGACGCTCGTGCTCGTGACGCACGACATGCTCAGCCTGCCGATGTTCTGCGACCGCGGCATCCTGCTCGAGCACGGCCGCATCACCGACGAAGGCACACCTCAGCAGGTCGTACACAATTACCTCGAGCGCGTCGAGAAGCTGCTCGCGCTCCGCACCGAGGAGCAGCAGCGTCTGAAGATGCAGCAGACGGCGGTGGCGCAATGA